In a single window of the Pleurodeles waltl isolate 20211129_DDA chromosome 4_2, aPleWal1.hap1.20221129, whole genome shotgun sequence genome:
- the CDKN2D gene encoding cyclin-dependent kinase 4 inhibitor D, with product MLLDGEITAGDRLTSAAARGDVPEVQRLLHEELVHPDSINRFGKTALQVMMFGSPAVARELLKQGASVTIQDYYGTTPAHDAARTGFLETLQLLVEHGADINVPDCHGSIPIHLAVREGHEDVVLFLSADSNLQQQDTEGLTALDLARRFAGPRVIAILEQHLSSLT from the exons ATGCTGCTAGACGGGGAGATCACAGCTGGTGACCGGCTGACAAGTGCAGCTGCCCGGGGTGATGTCCCTGAGGTCCAGCGTCTGTTGCACGAGGAACTGGTGCATCCAGACTCCATCAATCGCTTTGGGAAGACGGCTCTTCAG GTGATGATGTTCGGCAGCCCTGCTGTGGCCAGGGAGCTATTGAAACAGGGGGCTAGTGTCACCATCCAGGATTACTATGGAACCACTCCAGCCCACGATGCAGCGCGTACTGGCTTCCTTGAGACCCTACAGCTTCTGGTGGAGCACGGTGCTGACATCAATGTGCCCGACTGCCACGGCTCAATACCCATCCACTTGGCTGTCCGTGAAGGTCACGAGGATGTTGTTCTTTTTCTGTCAGCAGACTCCAACTTGCAGCAGCAGGACACTGAGGGTCTGACTGCACTTGATCTAGCGAGACGCTTTGCTGGGCCACGGGTGATTGCTATTTTGGAGCAGCACCTCTCTTCGTTAACGTAG